In Haliaeetus albicilla chromosome 12, bHalAlb1.1, whole genome shotgun sequence, a genomic segment contains:
- the UTS2R gene encoding urotensin-2 receptor, with product MSLTDELESHFSATPYMVTDTSEGSLFRIRPNASANATGDGTSATGSVEDMIAICTIGTILSLMCVIGVTGNVYTLLVMCHYLRSSASMYIYIINLALADLLYLLTIPFIVGTYFIQKWYFGDIGCRVLFSLDFLTMHASIFTLTVMSTERYFAVLKPLDTVKRSKSYRKAIAVVIWLVSLLLTLPMLIMIQLVQRDNKSICLPTWSKLSYKVYLTILFGTSIVGPGVIIGYLYIRLAKIYWVSQTASFKQTKRLPNQKVLYLIFTIVLVFWACFLPFWIWQLLFQYYESFPLSPKVMKNINYLTTCLTYSNSCINPFLYTLLTKNYREYLKNRQRSLSSSSGYFQRRNRFQRISGRSLSTSSQHCTETYVLAHAPLGNSSA from the coding sequence ATGTCCCTAACTGACGAGCTGGAGAGCCACTTTTCTGCAACCCCCTACATGGTGACAGACACAAGCGAGGGCAGCCTGTTCAGAATCAGACCCAACGCCTCCGCCAATGCCACCGGGGACGGCACATCAGCCACCGGTTCCGTGGAGGACATGATCGCTATCTGCACCATTGGGACAATCCTCTCCCTCATGTGTGTCATTGGGGTGACAGGCAATGTCTACACCTTGCTAGTGATGTGCCATTACTTGCGATCATCTGCTTCCATGTATATTTACATCATCAACCTTGCGCTGGCAGACCTGCTCTACCTTCTCACCATCCCCTTCATTGTCGGGACCTACTTCATTCAGAAATGGTACTTTGGGGACATTGGCTGTCGCGTCCTGTTCAGTCTGGACTTCCTCACTATGCACGCCAGCATCTTCACCCTCACGGTCATGAGTACAGAGCGCTACTTTGCTGTGCTGAAGCCCCTGGACACAGTGAAGAGGTCCAAGAGTTACCGAAAGGCCATTGCTGTTGTTATCTGGCTGGTGTCACTGTTGCTCACTCTCCCAATGCTCATCATGATCCAGCTGGTGCAACGGGACAACAAAAGCATCTGCCTGCCTACTTGGAGCAAGCTGTCCTACAAAGTCTATCTCACCATCCTTTTTGGTACCAGCATTGTGGGTCCAGGGGTAATCATTGGCTACCTTTACATCCGATTAGCTAAGATTTACTGGGTGTCACAAACAGCATCCTTCAAGCAGACCAAGCGGCTCCCAAATCAGAAGGTGCTCTATTTAATCTTCACAATAGTGCTGGTGTTCTGGGCTTGCTTCTTACCTTTCTGGATATGGCAGCTTCTCTTCCAGTATTATGAATCCTTCCCTTTATCTCCCAAGGTGATGAAGAACATTAATTACCTAACAACTTGTCTGACCTACAGCAACAGCTGTATCAACCCCTTCCTCTATACCCTGCTCACCAAAAACTACAGGGAGTACCTGAAGAACAGACAGCGGTCCCTTAGCAGCAGCAGTGGGTACTTCCAAAGGAGGAACCGGTTTCAGAGGATTTCAGGGAGATCCCTGTCCACAAGCAGTCAGCACTGCACAGAGACATACGTTCTTGCTCACGCTCCTTTGGGAAACAGCAGTGCCTGA